The Rhodopirellula halodulae genome includes the window CAAGCGATCGTGGCCGACGACGGAGAGAATTGTTTGTTGGCGACGTCAACGGTCTGGAGTGACTACGAGTTGGAGCTTCAGTTTCAGTGCGAAGACGAGACGAACTCCGGTGTCTTTGTACGAACCACGCTGGACCCGCAAAGCGTCCAAACGGATTGTTATGAGGTCAACATCGCTCCCGCGTCCAATCCGTTTCCCACGGGAGGAATTGTCCAACGCGACAAGGGGAAGCTGTTTGAGACGGATGCGGGTACCTGGCACACGATGAACATTCTGTGCGATGGCCCGATGCTAACGGTCACCATCGACGGTGAAGTGACGTGCGAACTCGACGATGCGGACACACCGCTGAGCGGATTCATCGGGTTGCAACACAGAAAAGGTCGAGTGGCATTCAAAGACATTCAGATTCGTCCGCTCGGGCTGCAGAATCTGCTTGCAGATGGACTGGATCGATGGACGATTCGCGAAGGAATGGATGGCGAATACCGCATCGACGACGAAGGCCAATTGGTGGTGGATGGTGGAAAGCAACAATTGGAGTCCAAGGATCAATTTGGCAATTTTGTGATGCTGGCTGATTACAAAATGGATGATCCAAAATCGAATTCGGGGTTGTTCTTTCGAGCCATCCCCGGCGACGAAATGATGGGGTACGAGTGTCAGGTCAGCAACGAAACGATCGACGGCAACCCGCTGCAGCCGGCGGATTGTGGTGCGGGCGGAATCTTTCGTCGTCAGGATGCTCGCGTCGTCGCGGGCGAGCCCAAGCGTTGGAATTCCATTCTGTTGGTTGCCGAGGGCAATCACTTTGCGACCTGGGTCAACGGTGTGCAGGTGACCGATGTGGTGGACACTCGCGACGCAGACGAAAATCCTCGTCGTGGTCTGCGTCTGGAGCCTGGAACGATCATCGTCCAAGGGCACGACAAGACCACTCAAGCGACCTATCGTCAGATCTCGATTGCGAGTTTTGACGACGGTGTGAATGCATCGGACGACCAGTAGTCGTGATGGCAACCGTCGTGAAGGACGAACGCGAATTGTCCGATTCAGCGTCGTCGCCCGATTCGGTGGCTCGATCGGAGGCTCCCACGCGAGGGGCGACGCGAAAAGCGTTTGAGTCGTTCTGGGCGCTGGCGTTGCTGGCTTTGATGGCGGCCACTTTTCGATTGTGGATGCCGTCGTCTTGGGTGGCGGGTGAAGATTTGCCCGCTGTG containing:
- a CDS encoding 3-keto-disaccharide hydrolase; its protein translation is MNWHPLKSFAFGSLVGVTALALAAGCSSSTTTETKDEASPAVETDTVVVEADKPVDAPESSFEPPVFEASAEKLLASRLPIERTTEGWVRLFDGHTLFGWVIGGKANWHVEDQAIVADDGENCLLATSTVWSDYELELQFQCEDETNSGVFVRTTLDPQSVQTDCYEVNIAPASNPFPTGGIVQRDKGKLFETDAGTWHTMNILCDGPMLTVTIDGEVTCELDDADTPLSGFIGLQHRKGRVAFKDIQIRPLGLQNLLADGLDRWTIREGMDGEYRIDDEGQLVVDGGKQQLESKDQFGNFVMLADYKMDDPKSNSGLFFRAIPGDEMMGYECQVSNETIDGNPLQPADCGAGGIFRRQDARVVAGEPKRWNSILLVAEGNHFATWVNGVQVTDVVDTRDADENPRRGLRLEPGTIIVQGHDKTTQATYRQISIASFDDGVNASDDQ